A window of Rhododendron vialii isolate Sample 1 chromosome 11a, ASM3025357v1 genomic DNA:
TCAAATTTGGACCATTCTTGCCTTTCTTTCCTTGTTCAACTTTATGTGTCGCAAAATGAGCACTCTCTATATTCTCATGCTTCAACCTCTCGTCTTCTTGAACACACATGGTAAGAAGTTCATTGATGGACCATTTTTCCTTATGTGTGTTGTAAGAAATTTTGAATGGTCCAAACTCAGCAGGAAGAGAATTGAGTATGAAATGAACAAGGAATGAGTCAGATATCTCAATCTCCACGGACTTCAAGCGAGCCACGATGTCCCTCATTTCCATAATGTGTTCACGCACACTCCTAGAACTGTTATGTTTCATTCCTGATAACCTATTCATCAAGTGCCTTATCAGAACTAACAAACTGCTCTTCAATAGCCTTCATGTAGTCATTTACCTTGTCGCATGACGGGATCGAGTTTCTGATGCTAGAACTGATATGAGTCTTTATAAGCATCAAACTTAAGCGATTAGATCGCTCCCAACGATCATAGGCAACCCTAACCGCAATTGAACTCTCGTTCGTGGGCTTTGGTGGTTCATCCTCACGAATTGCCAAATCGAGATCCATACACCCTAATGCCAAAAGGACTTTGTCCTTCCACTCCGAAAAATTTTCACCACTTAAGAACGGAATACGAGAAGACTCACTAGACATTAAAGAGGTAGTACCAACTGCAATATTAACCAAGAATATGTATGAATATCAATGCTTTGAAGTAATAAACTTAATCTGAACCAACCAATGTTAAATTCAGTAACAAATCTAAATCTTCCTGTGGGTAAAGATTGCAACATGCATTAGACtcgttaattttttattttttttttagtataagaCTAGTAAGCAAACACTTAAAAGAAAAGATCTCATCCCTGTGGATTAAAGACATCTAAACTTTTATTGTCTAACTTACTATCTTAATCCAATTATGTATAATTACTCCCCTGTGGGGCCAAGTAAAATTCATAACCACATAATTGCAATATGAAAATGCCAAAGTAAATAACTCAACATAAGTTTATTTTAAGATGCTGTGGCTATTCTTAAACTATAGATTTTGGCATTATTCATCAAAAGTAAACTAAGTCGCATGAAGTATAGTTTAACCAAAGTACATATGCATTAAATGAATATGCCTTAATATCCAAGTTTTAATAAATATAATACATAAATACAATAATAAGATGACAAGTCATGTGAGCCACTCTTAATAAAATATAAAACTAACAGGCAGAGCCGCGAAACGTCTTAAAGAAAGCGGCCTAGTCCACGACTCAACCCAGACGGCATTCTACAATTTGGTATTCTGTTTTCAATAGCAGAATCTCGAGGTAATCCATTCTTGTTTTAAAGCAGTTAATCCAACACATATCATCGTGGATGGGGCTTGGAATTGAAAGAGGGGTGCCGGCCGCAGTGGTCTTGGTTTCCATGCATCCTATATATCCAGATGGTTCACTTATTCAGCAATGCTCCGTCGCTTGTTGCAGCTCAACCCCTTTACAAACAGAACTTATGGCTATTTTACTGGCAATCACCTGGGCACTGCACCGTAACTTTAACGTTATTTTTCTTTACTCTGATTGTTTAAATGCTACTCTCTTGCAGCTTGCGGGTCGGTCTAAATCCCATTATGCCGACACTTTTTTGTTGCACAATCTTGGCCAAGAACTCTTGAAGTTAGATTTTTGAAGGATCCTAAAAACCAGTGGAGGTaccaaaaaatgctaaaaattggaaaaatactgCAGGCGATAGCCAGCTGGatcaaaaatcaaccaaaaggAAATATTGGGATTCCTTTGGGATATAGCCGTCTGGAGTCGCCCACTAATCATAACAACTTTTGTTATATCTATAAATTTGGTGTTGTACTGCGATAAGTTCGAAATGGAAGATATATTCTATAGAAGGTTGAATGCAAAGACGCACACCTATCCCATTGCCTAGCAAAACGGGTTTTGTTGTCCCATACTGCTTGTCCAGATGCAAGGGGGAACACCTTTTTGGACCGGAGTTGCTAGCCTACTACTGACCCTCAGCTTTTGTTTGCATCTTTGTTTGCAtatatttgttgttgtttgcCCATTTTGTTGCCCCTTGTAATCTGTAAACTGTAATCCTTTATCAATGCATCTCtattatgttcaaaaaaaaaaaaaaaaattgaaatcttaGCCGGCAAATACATCCCTAGACAATTAATGTTCATTATTAGCCAAACCGAGAAATTAGATGAAATTAATCATCAGAATTACTGAATTAGTACTCATAATGGACTAAACATAACTGAAAAGGattaataaattaacaattaagGCTGGCTAGTGAGTTACTAGCTTTGATTCCACCACATATAAATTGGACAAGGAAAACTCAGAAACATCCATGGCCATAGCCAAAATTATGGACATGATCAGGATTTGTTGAAGAACCAATATTGATTTGATAGGGTTTGGTCTCAACTGAATCAACCATTCCGATGACAGCGTTCGCTATGAAAAACTGCGAAGGATTTATGCTTCCCTCCATGAAAAGCTTGTTCGCATGATCTTTGCATTTTTCTTGTGCTCCTCCATTGAATCCCTAAGTTGTTCAAGCTTATTTAAACCTAGCTCATCTATAGGTTTCTCCCCCCAATACTTCCTTTGCCTAACTAATTGCCTCTTGTGATCTAGGGTCTCACCCCTTTTTTTCTCGGTCTCTAATTGGTTGAGAAGTTGAGTGAGTTGTGAATTGAGATTGCTCACACCAGCGTTCCGGTGAGTCTCGATAAGGTGCCGCAAGGTGGAGTTTGGTGGAGGGCTTCGACTAAGGAATTGGTCGGTGATTGAGTCCACGTTAGGGTGACCAAAGGAAAATACTTTCCCTGCAGGAGAGTAAACTATGATAGCGATTTCAACGCCACAAAGCATGCAAAGTTCACTCGCCTTCTTGAACAGACCAGAACGTCGTTTCGAGAAGGTGACTTGTAAGTggttttttttgtctattttcgCGATTTTGATCTTTCGAGGACCCATGCTTGGCTTCTTTGCCATGGCTAAAAACTGTTGAGCTAGAAAggtttatcttctttttttcaggtGTTGGAGATGATTCAAGGGTAAACATGGGCTAGTTATGGGGACTTTTACATTTACTCTTAAAGCTGGCCAAAATAATTGTCTGTTGAAATTTTATTTCCAATTTCTCTttgtatattatatatataaatgcagtGATTTAGGAGTTAGAAAATATTCTACTCTTAATGAGTGGATATGTGAAATTAATCTTCCATTAGTTGACATTATAGAAAGCGAGTTGACTTTGCATGTCAAAGTCAGTTGTTTAATCATAGATTTTCAATCATTCTGTTTGactagtaaaaagaaaatgattgaaAACTCTAAAAAGGCTCATAATTCAGGTAAACAATTTtatgtctctttttttttttttttggaaaatcattAGTTTGTGAATTTAAAGGTTAATTATCTGCCTAGTGCCTGTAACGCCCAAGGATGAATGAATATTCATTAGTTTGTGAATGAATGTAATTCAGGTAAACAAATTTAtgggctttttgactttttggtccccaaaatatttCTGCCGTGtcattttggtccccaatatttcaattgctaacattgcatccccaaagtatcaattttgtcttttaatgGTCCCTGCGGCTCACGCCGTTCCTTCCCTCcatcaaaaccaagggcaagcTTGGTATTTTCaccccctctctccctcaaaaCGGAGTCGTTTGGTTGGAATTTGgaaagattgattttttttcttccttggttctcttagggttctcattgaaagccttaaagtcaaaaaaataattatgactctttaggataaaatgatcaaaaaattaagatcttcgcacaggttcaaacagattgaaaatttgaacacttaattttttcactatattttttaatgtataaacagcctaaaaaaatcaagtgtttcaattttcaacccgtttgaaccggtgcgaagatcttaattttctgatcattttatcctaaatggtcataattaattttttgactttaaggctttcaatgagaaccTTAAGAGAACCatggaagagaaaaatcaatcttatatatttttaggctgtttatatatcaaaaaattaattatgaccctttagaataaaataatcaacaAATTAAGATtttcgcatcggttcaaacaggttgaaaattgaaacacttgattttttaggctgtttatatattaaaaaatacggtgaaaaaattaagagttcaaattttcaatctgtttgaacctgtgcaaagattttgattttttgatcattttatcccaaagagtcataattattttttttgactttaaggttttcaatgagaaccctaagagaaccatggaagagaaaaatcaatcttatatatttttaggctttaaattaattatgaccctttagaataaaaagatcaaaaaattaagatcttcgcactggttcaaaccggttgaaaattgaaacacttgattttttaaggctgtttatatattaaaaaatatggtgaaaaaattaagtgttccaattttcaatctgtttgaacctgtgcgaagatcttaattttttgatcattttatcctaaagagtcataattatttttttgactttaaggtTTTCAATAAGAACCCTAAGAGAACcatgaagaaaaaaatcaatctttcCAAATTCCAACCAAACGATATCGTTTTGAGGGAGAGAAGGGGTGAAATACCAAgcttgcccttggttttgacggagggaaGGAACGGCGTGAGCCGCAAGGACCatttaaagacaaaattgatactttggggatgcaatgttagcaattggaatattggggaccaaaatggcACGGCGGAAATaatttggggaccaaaaaagtcaaaaagcccaAATTTATGTTCTCctgtttttttggaaaatcattAGTTTGTGAATGAATATTGTAATAGTCATTGATAACAATATCGTAACACCTTGGACCAATTAATCTTTTCTAGAAACTTTAATTAACTACCTTGAATAATAGAGTGAGTGGATGACTACGTTCATGTAAATCTCAATCATATATGCATCCCTCGATTTCATAGTGGCGGAGTTAGAATTTTGGCTCAAGAGGGACCGACTTAATAGACATATTTTTATCTAAACATACACTTGTTATACTATAgagtttttgttttccaatgtAATACATTTGTATATTGAAATTATTCTACCATAATGCTTATATGAATCCTTTTATTCTATTTCTATAGGTTACTACTACACTCACATACTTATGCTTTATTTATGAaacaaaatgagaaataaaaatgtaaaataacttgGTTTTCattaaatcaaaccaaaattgttAAGACTATAAGAAATTAATTAAGacactaataatttcaaaattactCAAAATTATAAATCATATAAAGTTAATTTTAAAACCGCCTGACCCAATAGAGCTCATTTCCGGTATTacttttttctcttattttccacatatttacattttttttgttaccgATTTTTTGAGGACTGTAATATTCGATACACCATTTTCTATTATTCTAGTTATATAGATTAAATATCTCAAATCCAATGCCAAACTGCACAAGAATAGGCACCTGGCAATCAAACTCTCACACactttacttatttttgtgtCTGGGCCAGTTTATATCGAGTTTTATCTTAGCTTTAACATGGACCTTGCAAGTGGACATTGAGAATCTGATGCCCAAATTAGTCGATTCAATAGGCTTGGATATCTAAGTTCTCAAAATAGAGATTTCAAATTTTAACCATAAGTTAGGACAACCAAGATACATAGTACTACtaattagggctgcaaacgatccgagccgctcgcgagcggctcggagctcggctcgataacggctcggctcggctcggttcaagacaaaaacgagccgagctcgagctcgagtcctgagctcgtttcataaacgagccgagctcgagctagtcgaaactcggctcgaattggctcgcgagctcgattatataatatatttatatatatatttatatatatatatatatatttttacatatttatatttatttatatatatatatttatatatatttgtttcataaacgagccgaacgagccgagctcgagctccgaaaatacctatcgagccgagctcgagctcgagttctgcagctcgtcacgagctcgagccgagctcgagctcattgtttttgaggcgagccgagcccgaacatgccgaaactcggctcggctcggctcgattgcacCCCTACTACTAATCAAGACTAGCCCAACTCTTGACGTGGCCTATAGcgaatgctgaaaatgtcatttgcgggtattaattatcaaaacacatctttggccgtcattttcccatttcttAAAACCCAATGTTGCAACGGAAAATTTTGCAAGCCAGCTCCGCTTTTAGAGTTTGTCTCTTGCAGACCCTTTATATTGTACGGGGCCTAAGCATCCGGTGGATGACCAAATGGGCCGGCTTGTAAGACCCCCAAGTTGCAAAACCTCTACAACTTGTACTCTTACACTGTGGGCCTTTCGACGGGGATATTAACTCTTTATTGGGCCCTTTTGATAAGGGAAATTTTTGCTACCTAAAACCTTGGGGAAGGAGTTTTGCTTAGGCCTTTAAAGGCCGTAATTGCAGTCTGTAACCCAAAAATATGGGCCCAAAAAATTGGAAGCCCAAGACCACTGCAGATTATAAATATGGGCCCATAATCAGGATTTCATATGCCTAGGGGCCACAGCATATACAACTCTGCCAATTATACCATGAACAACTCTTTATTATTAAGTCATATTTTGCATACAAAATCAGTGGGAGGCCAAACGTAAaggtttaaaaataaaataaataaaaatacaagaTAATTATGggctttttgttttcaaataggGGTGGCCCTGCCCCCATAAGCCACCCATAATTCCGTCTTCGGCATGGATCATGAGTTAAATAAAAGTAGTATGCGTAATTTTAGAAAGGCGAAATCTCATGTATATGCTCGCAAATCACACCAGAAGTTATGGTACCACGAGGAGTAACTGCATTTAACCAAAATTTCCATGAGATAGTCATAGGTTAACATAATCAAGATGAAATATAGAAAACCAAGTAGTTGGAACTTTTTGAAAGTTTCaaggctgtttttttttttgtggttgttttGGTTTTAGGCTGTTGGGTTGTTTTGCTGCTTTCGTGCTTCTTGTGGTGCTGTTCGATTGGCTCCTTACTTTCCTTTGAGTGTGGTTCTCGGGTGACTTTTGTCATTGTGCCCATGATCATTTTAATCTTCGTTAtcttcttcaaaaattaataaaatattttttttgccgatgaaaaaaaaaagatgtactTAAAAAAGCAATATTATTACTAGAAAGCTTTCAAGCTAAAacacaacaacaaaagaaaagaaagcacaCGCAAAAGATCGAGTACGGTTGCTACTCGCAAAACAACGAACATGTAAAAACATTAAAAGAAAGCTAGATTGCAGCCAAAGACCGCAACCAAgcaccaccacaacaacaaagcaaaaatcaagaaaaaaaaaaaaccaaaaatggcCAGACCAACGATTTAAACGACACAAAAACAAATTGGGGATGCTTTtatttcaatccatcaacgaacTGATCAGGAGCTTGGACCCTCCCCAAGATCAAACGATGAAGGATTCGCGGCCTCCTGCTCCTTGAGTCCAACCACTCTCTCCCTCACCTTCTCCCTAAGCTTCACCATTTTATCTCTCAGTTCCACAAGCTGTTCCAAACTGAGTTCCTTCATGGGAACCCTCAGCAAGggattcttgttcttttcagcCTCACCCGCTTTGCGAAGCTCTTCGGCTCGCTTCTTTTCGACTTCCAGTGCATTTTTCGATGCAATAAGCTCGTTGTTTAGCTTATCGAGGTTATGCTCTCTTGCCTGATTGGAAACGCAAGATCGTCGCCTAAAAAAGATTAGTCCTATTTTGCGCGCATTTCTTATTTTCACCCTCCTGACGTTTTGACCGCCCACATTTTTCTTATCCATGGCTTAAAAATAAGTCTTCTACCAAACAAGAGAGACTCTGAGGAGGTGTGTGTCATTTTGAATAAAGagagggggtatttataggggttTTCTCCTTGCTTTTGGGTCCCAAATGAATTTGTTACGAATTAATGATTACCCAAATTTGCTGAGTAAGAATAGATTGTGAAAATCTGTATGCATTGAATTAGTAGCTATGTTTGGAGATTTTCGAAATCTCGTGTAAAGCACAACTAGGTTATGTGGTGGAACAATTTCATGCATTAATTCTGAGACAAGATCTTCTGTGTCGAAAATTTCTGTATCTCTCTGTCGAGGGGTAAATCACACAATTCAACGACTGAAAAACCCCTCGGCACAGAAATTTTCAGGACAGAGGAGATCAGACCCCCTTAATTCTCCTCGCTAGTAGCTATGcttcttgtattttttcttcttctcataCAATTGACATCAactaaccaattttttttttttttaacagcgacATCAACTAacttaaaatacaaataaaatgttCTTAAAGAAAATCATAAGAAAACATTAAGATCGAATTCAAAGGGTTTTCCACATAAtagttttaaaaagaaaactaatCGTTACGAGGATAGCACGGTTAATCTTTTCTTTTAGGAGGAAAAAAAACGATAGGGCATTATAAAAAATAGATTTATTTATGGAAAATTAAATGCCTATATGTTTTATCCTATAATGCTTGTTGCCATTACATCCCCTTATCCATGGAAAATTAATTCAAAAGCACAATCCAACTTACAATGATGAGCTaatgaacaagaaaaacatcCTGCAAATGACAATGACAATGACAACGACAACGACAACGACAATAACAATAACAGCAACGAcaccaacaacaaaacaaattaagaaagagAATGTCGTAATCAGCATCTAATAACAAGCGACAAAAAGACAAATGTGGCTAGTATTAGCTGAATCTAAAGCAACATAGAGTaccattttatttcattttagaTTGCCAACATAAGAgacatataaaaaaaagaaaacaaaagctgTGGATAAAGGAACTTGTAACTAATTGGTGCTTATAAATCAGCACACATGCATCTAAGATAATCAGTAAAACCCACCACCAGAACCGGCGCCATCACCGCCACGTCCATAAGAACTTGTTTGTTGAGAAAATGGAAAAGCACCGCCGCGACTTCCACTGCCACTGCCAAAAGAACTTGGTCGTGAAGGAAATGACAGAGCACCACCTTGTCCAAAAGAACTCGGCCCTGGAGGAACCGGAAAGATATTGCCATCATCGCCACGTCCAGAAGAACTTGATTCGCCAGGAAATGGCAGAGTACCACTAATACTACTGATGCCTCCGAGAGAAGTACTAGGCCATGTGGAAAATGGCAGAGCACCATCACCACCTCCAAAAGAACTTGAACCCCTAGAAAATGGCAAAACACCACTGCCACCGCCTCTGGAAAAATCCTTCCCTATGGAAAATGGCAAGGCATCACCAACTCCAAAAGAATTCGGCCCTGTCGAAAATGTTGGAGTGCCACCACCTCCTCTAGAAAAATTTGGCCCTGTCGAAAATGACAGAGCACCACCAGAACTGCCACCTGCTCCAAAAGAATTTGGTCCTGTCGGAAATGACAGAGCGCCACCAGTACCACCACCACCTCGGAAAAGACGCGACCCTTTGAGAAATTGCGAAACACAAATACCACGTTCTCCAAAAGAACTTGGACCAGGGGGGAAAGAGAAAACATCAGTACCACCTCCTCCTAAAGAACTCGTCCCTGCGCCAAATGGAAAAAAACTTTAAGAAGTCGACAtgttcaaaaatttcaagataAGTATGAGTCCTTTTTGTATAATCTTGCTATTAAACCCATTGGTTAGACATTTTCATTCATTTTCTTAGAAACTGTTGATCACTTGCATGGTGTGATTCATGTATGCAATTAATTAAATAACGCTAAAACggagaaaataattaatcatCAGGAAATACAAGCACCTCCACCTCCAAAAGAACCTGACCCTGCAAGAAATgggaaaagtttaaaaattgcatacctccaaaaattcaacataatTATGGTGCTTTTAAAGAACTAACGGAGAATTAATCGAATCAAGCACACGCACCTCCACCTCCAAAAGAACTCAATCCCTGCGAAAAGTTCGAAGGATTTTGTTGGTGCTCTTGCATGAACTTTTCACTTTGCTTTTCCACGTTAGCCTTGAGCCCTTCCATGGCACCTTCCAACTCCATAAGCTCATCCAAGTTCAGCTCCTGAAGAGGAGCCTTCCACTGGCATTGACGATGGCTCCTGCTCAAAGCTATAGCATGGTCAAGCACAGTTGCACGCTGCCTCTCGACTTCTAACATAGCCTGTATGTTGGCCAGCTTGATATTGAGGTCATGAGCACAGGCGTTCCGATGAGCCTCCATGAGCTGGTTGGTGGGGCGGGATGGTGGAGGGGTCCCAGTCAGGAACCTGTTAGTGATTTCTTCCACACTAGGGTGGCCAAAGGAGAAGACCTTATGGCCGGGTGAAAAAACGATGATCACCACCTCGACGCCACAAAGAATGGCTATCTCACTGGCCTTCTTGAAAAGGCCAGAACGACGTTTCGAAAAGGTTACTTGGAGGTTGCTTTCATTTTCTATCCTGGCCATGGCAATCCTTTGGCGACCCTTACTAGTCCTCCTTGGCATAGCTCTTTCCAGGGCTAGGGCGCCTATGAACTCAccgggggagggggagggggagagggTAAAGAGAATGACAAGGTGGAGTTGTGCACTCTAAAACTGCTTGTGTTCAAGTGATAT
This region includes:
- the LOC131307819 gene encoding uncharacterized protein LOC131307819 → MKHNSSRSVREHIMEMRDIVARLKSVEIEISDSFLVHFILNSLPAEFGPFKISYNTHKEKWSINELLTMCVQEDERLKHENIESAHFATHKVEQGKKGKNGPNLKKIGKQSFKRHGKKDACFFCKKKGHMKDCSKYKDWLKKKGISQPKEIDWK
- the LOC131307151 gene encoding uncharacterized protein LOC131307151, coding for MLQSLPTGRFRFVTEFNIVGTTSLMSSESSRIPFLSGENFSEWKDKVLLALGCMDLDLAIREDEPPKPTNESSIAVRVAYDRWERSNRLSLMLIKTHISSSIRNSIPSCDKVNDYMKAIEEQFVSSDKALDE
- the LOC131307152 gene encoding uncharacterized protein LOC131307152: MPRRTSKGRQRIAMARIENESNLQVTFSKRRSGLFKKASEIAILCGVEVVIIVFSPGHKVFSFGHPSVEEITNRFLTGTPPPSRPTNQLMEAHRNACAHDLNIKLANIQAMLEVERQRATVLDHAIALSRSHRQCQWKAPLQELNLDELMELEGAMEGLKANVEKQSEKFMQEHQQNPSNFSQGLSSFGGGGSGSFGGGGAWTSSLGGGGTDVFSFPPGPSSFGERGICVSQFLKGSRLFRGGGGTGGALSFPTGPNSFGAGGSSGGALSFSTGPNFSRGGGGTPTFSTGPNSFGVGDALPFSIGKDFSRGGGSGVLPFSRGSSSFGGGDGALPFSTWPSTSLGGISSISGTLPFPGESSSSGRGDDGNIFPVPPGPSSFGQGGALSFPSRPSSFGSGSGSRGGAFPFSQQTSSYGRGGDGAGSGGGFY